Genomic window (Bacillota bacterium):
CTGTCCCCTTATGTCTGGGACCCGTGCCTTCCCTAGCTCAGTCACCACGCATGACAGCACACGGCCTGCACTCTCTCGTGTCTCGACAGGCTTTGGAGCGCCAAGGAGAAACAGCAAGGTCAGGATCTCGTCTTCTGATAGCCCCGCCGTGCAGAGCACCCGCAAGTCGTTCGCCGACACCCCGTAGGCGGCCGATGCAACTTCGGCGAGGCGCTCGAGCCGGGTCGGCGAACCTTGCGCGAACGCTCCGATGGCCCTACGCACTTCCTTGAGTTTGGCAAGGAACTCCTCCACCTTGGTCCAGTCCACCGTCCCTCGGGCACGAAGGTGGATGACCGCCTCGACCCCAACGCCGTACCTCGCTCCAAGCCCGTACGCCTTCAGCACTTCCTGTGGGTCCACGTCCAGTTTGACCGCGAGGTCGACCACGTATTGCGTGTCAATAGTGAAAAGCCCAGACCCCTCTACCTCCCGGGATAGCGGGGTCGCAGGGCTAGCGAACTGGCCGCCTGAACTTGAGAAAGCCGCAGGAGACACGATGACACTCGCCAGCATCGCGATGCCAAGGACAAGACACGCACGCTTCGCAAGTGACATGGCAGGACCCTCCTCACATGTCTTTCTCATTCGAAGCCTCTTCGGCTATCCTCGCTACTCATGATCTTGAAAGTCACCAGGATGACAAGCTCCGTGGTCTCGCTAGAGTCCTTGGTGGTCGAGAAGAGCTTGCCGATGATGGGAATCTCGCTCAGGACGGGAAGACCATAGGTCCTCTGAATCTCGCGTGACTCGATGAGGCCTCCTATTGCGATCGTCTCCCCGTTCTTGACTCTCACCGTGGTCTGCGCTTCCCTCGTCGAGATTCTGGGGTACCCTTCTTTCGTGAACCCGGTAATCGCACTCACCTGGGGGTAAATCGTCGCGGTGATCTCTCCCTGGGAATCTACCCTGGGGGTGATCTCAAGCCTCACGCCCGTGTCTATGTACTGTATCTGCTGCCAGGTCGATGACCCTGTCCCTGGTTGAGTACCAGTATGTACCGGTCGCCTGTCATAATCGTCGCCTGCTTGTTCTCCAGCGTGGCTACGGATGGTCTCGCGAGCACCTTCGCCTTGCCTCTCTCGATCAGGAGGTTGATGTCCATAATGAGGCTAAGCGACGATCTTATCCAAGGACGGAGCTCAATCTGACCTAGGGATCCTCCGCCTGAGCCAGGCGTGCTGCGTGGTTCGGCTTCCTCCCACGACACCGTAAGCCCCGGCTCCCCCAGGGGGCCCTTCCAGCCCACCCCGAGGCGGGACAGGTCATCCTGAACGACTTCCACCACCTCGACCTCGATGCCCACGACCCTTGGGGGGATATCGATGGACTCTATTGCCGCCACTGTCCTCTCGACATCAGCCGGCTTCCCTGAGACAACTACGAAGCTGGAGTCACGGATCGGTGTGATCCTCACCCCGGGGAACTGCACGAAAAATGACGATAGAGCCTCCTGTGGGTCGAGATGGTCAACTCGCACTACCTCCATTGCCTGCCCGTCCGTGCTCTGTGAAATCGCTGACAGCCAGGGCGTGAGTGCCGCTCTAGCAGAGTTCACCTCGGAGTAAGCGCCCGTCACTACGACTATCCCGAGATCGGGAAATGGGGTGGGAACCAGGCTTGTCCCCAACGTCCTTATCACATTGCAGAGGCTCTCGGGGCCAATGGAGCCTGTCTCCAGTACGAAAGATGAGGGGGCTTCGTGGGGAGCACCAGGCCATACTCCTTGAGCCGGGTAAGAAGCGTCTGAGGCTAGGGAGTGCACAAGGAACACTCCTGTGTCTTCCTTTACCTTGAACCCAGCGGATGATGACAAGATCCTAAGGGCGTCCTCAAAGGGAACCTCGTTGAGGCGGATAGTGATGCGATTCTGAATCGAGTCTTCTATCGCTATATTGACCCCGGCCTGCGCTGCAAGATCCCTGAGGACAGCTCTAATATCCTGGGACATGACGTCGCAGGAAACCGGTGTGCGGGCATCGCCGTAGGCTGGGGTGCGCGGCACAAGGACTAGACATACTGCACACAGGAGAGTAGTCACCAGGGGGCGAACTGACGGCGCCCGTGAAATGCCGGGTTCCTTTGCTGTGTTACGCCTGTACCCGAGTCCCTTGCAAGACTCTAGCATCTCGCCTTACCTCTAACGCCTTGGGTGTCTTCCTGCTAGATGCGGCGCTGCAGAGGGTGATGCATATCATGACGGGATCTGGTATGACAACTCCTGTACTTTGCGAGTTTCTTATTCTACAGTGAATTGGTATATCATTCTTAGCAAGTCAACCATAGGTAATACATTCTGTTATTAAAGGCGATCCCCCCTGAAAAGGATAGGAACTAGAGGTCGCTGACCGCGGTGCCGCATGCATGCGTTCATTGCCTCATGATAGCTGCGTCCCGTCTCAATCGCGGACCGCTACAGCGCCAGAGGTCGCTGTCATGGGGCACCTCATTGCGTAGAGCCGGGTCGGGACTGAAAACAGGACCAGGCGATCCGTCAGCGCCTCTTCTTGGTTCGTGACACGGGACTGTGCTCTCAAGAGCCGTGACCCCACAAGACCATAGAGCTCGTCCTCAAGCTGCCGCCATGGGAAAGGCAACACGCGCCCCCGTGTGCGGCTTCTTGCGGCCGGCTGCAAGAGGAGGAATACGATTCTTGACGTCCATGAGGCGGCTCCGCTACATTACGCCCCTCCGCCGCAGCAACCACCATCCCATGATACTGCGGTGATATCGCAGCTGCCGACCGGAGCATTCCACAATCGCCAGGCACACCAGGGATCACATGGTCATGATGACCGAAGAGTGCGAGGCTACCAATGCAACACGACGCCACGGATACAGCGTGCCAGCTGACAACCGCGCGATGAGGCAGCGCGGACTTGCGTGTGGCAACCCGGGGCGCAGATTCGGTCGTGGGCCTCGCCAGAGCCTGCAAGTTCAGGCCTGGGGACCCAGGACCAGAGCGCACGTACCCGATTGGCGGTACTGTGCGCGGATCATGCAGGCCGAAAGACCGCAGCTCCAAAGGGTGTGTACATCGTCGATAGGGCATGTCCGTCGAGTAGGATACCATTCCAGCAGCAGTGAAGGCACATGCCAGCAGACTTCGAGGAAACAAGTGGCGATGAAGGTGTTCAGTCTCCTGTGCCGAAGTGTGAACTTGAGGATGCATCTGTGGACCTGACAGGGATTGTGGTCTCCAGCCCGGCGAGTTACGCAAACTTCGCCGGGATCGAAGTGGGACCGTTCGATTTCAAGCTCGTTTTTGGGCTCCGTGTCGGCATGGATCCGCCGAGCAACGTACAGACGGTCATCATGAGTCCGGAACATGCAAAATCCCTGGCAGCGCTGCTCTCCGACTCCGTCGCTGATTTCGAGAGAGAGCACGGCGTCATTCCTCATACTGCCAAACCCACGAAAAGGCAGAGGCGGGTGGACAGGGATGTTCAGGACGACCGATCCGTGTAAGCGGGTTGTACTGCTCAGAGCTGACACGTGGGCCAACAAGATCACGAGAGACCATCCAGAAGCAGCCGGCCTTCTCCCGCAAGTGAGGCACTTGGTTGAGGACCCCTACTACATAATATACGATGAGACTGACGCACGACCTGATGTTCACAGAGAGGAATACCGGGATCTCGTGGAGTTGCCAGACCGACAAGAGCTGCGCGCTCAAGGCTGTTGTGGAGTTCTACGACCGCGAGCTGGAAAGGCCTGGGGAGGTTGTCACCGCACACATTTCCAGTAAGGTGAAAGGCAGGATGAAGAGAGGGGTCATCTATGTCAGACCCACGAAGAGTTAGCGAAGGCATCACATTCGACTATGACGCCAATTACGATGTCCTATACCTTTCGATAGGAAGGCCGGTTCCGTCTTACACTGACGACGAAATCGACGGTGTCCTAATCCGCCGAGATTTCGAGACAGACCGTCTGACTGGTGCCACGATCATTGGTTACAGGAGCAAGACGAAGCAATTCCTGAAGAAGACCATACCGTTCTACGTTGACTTCGCCTCCATCGATCGCCATATCCGCAATCGCCACGTGCGTTCTAGCGGATAGACAGACTGCGGGAGGAACCGACCGATGGAAGGAGAAGCGTGGTGAAGCATCCTTGTGCTGCGCGCCTTACGTTAACGCCGCAACTCATGAAATGGAGGGACACGTGAAGGACACGTGAAATCGAGGACCACGCGGGGAGCCGGCTCTCGTCGGGAGGGCCCGGGAGGGTGTGTGTGCGTGTAAAGGCGCGGCTGCCGACATACCGCTTCCGGTGCCGCGCCTGCCAGCGCGCGTTCACGCAGACTTGCACGAGGCTCACGCGAGTTGCTCCACCAGCGCTCGAAGCCGCTCGACCTCCTCTTGCCACCCCCTCACGATGCCAAGCTGTTCATCTCGCTGAAGAGGGTCTTTCACGTACCCTTCGGCCATCTTGTGGAGATAGGCGTAGTAGGCCGCCAGCCGGTCCAGTGGCGCGGCGATCCTCGCCACGGCACTGGCATCCCGGTCCTGGAGAGCCAGCTCCAACTGCTCGAGCACTCGAAGCCACTCGTCCACGGACATCGAGGCGTGCCGGCGGAATGCACGAACGAGCCACTGTCGCTCGAAGACCGGACGGTCTCTCCAACCCGCTGACTGCTCGGCGAGAGTCTTGCGCACCGAGCGGCACAGAGCCGACGCCTCCTCGAACTGCTCCGGGCTCAACCCGCGCCCATAGGTCGTTTGCCCGAGAGTCGCACGCGCGACATCTTGACGCTCAGAATCTACTTGTTGACGCTCAGAAGCTGGGTGCCCTCGGTGTGGATGCCAGGAAGGTGGGACCTCGGATGGCGGACGGCCGGACGTCTGATACGCGGGATGTGGATGCTCGGGATGTGGATGCTCGGCAGATGTGAGCCCGCGGGGCGGGCACTCCACAGCATGCTTGGAGGACGGGAGGCTGATGCCGGCATCAGCCAGCGCCTGCACCGAAGAGATCTCCTGCCCGCGATAGCGCGAAGCCATGGCCACTGCTGCGGCGAAGCCGGCCCCCGCAGCCTCCACCGGCAGTTCGTATGCGCTGACCACCGCCCGGAGCTCGCTTTCGGATTTCCCCATCAACGCCGCCAGCCTTGGGATCGAGGAGAGTGCGGTCTGGGTAGGGACAAAGCCCGGTCCAATCGCGAACACCGCGACCTCGGTCCCCTCAAGCTCTTCGCTGAGAGTCGTGGCGAGGTGGACTTGCGCCGCTTTGAGCGATTCGTACGCCCCCATGTAGGCAAGCCCCGTGGAGGACACGCACGCGAACACGCCGCGATTACGGGCGATCATCCCCGGGATGAAGGCGCGCGCCAGCAGAACCGGCCCCCGCAGGTTCACGCGGTAGCTGGCGTCCCAGGCCCTGATATCCACGTCTTTCACGGCGCCTAGCGGAGCGACCGTAGCGTTGTTGACCACGACGTCCACCGGTCCGAACGCGCTCTCCGCGCGTCGTGCGAGATTCCTCACACTAGCCTCATCACCCACGTCGGTCCGCACAAACAGCGCGACACCTGGGCCGAACTCGCGATCGAGGCGTTCGGCAGCCTGGCGTCCGGTCTTCGGATCGATCTCAGCAACCACGACCTTGCAGCCCAGCCACACGAGCGAACGAGCAGCTTCATACCCGATTCCGCCGCCCGCCCCAGTGACGACGGCGACTCTGCCCGCAAGCGAATCCCGACGGAGACTCCCTGTCTCGATTACCAAGGGACCGCCCTCCTCATGGCCGTCATTGTCCTCATGGTCCTGAATCGGCCGCTCCACCCACGTCCGCCCGACCGTCGCCACCCGCGCCGGCTCAACGACGCACTCTTCAGGACCGGCCAGCAGTCATGCATTGGACCAGCATGAGCACGCCAAACATGCCGTGGACAAAGTGCCCCGTGAAGACGAATCTCCATTCGCCGGCTATATCATGGCTCAACATGTACTCATGGCCGATATCGTTGAGCATGACGACGTCGACCGCAAGGAGGAATAACGAAAGAACTCCCATCACAAGAGCGGTGCCTCTCAGTATGC
Coding sequences:
- a CDS encoding DUF3467 domain-containing protein; protein product: MPKCELEDASVDLTGIVVSSPASYANFAGIEVGPFDFKLVFGLRVGMDPPSNVQTVIMSPEHAKSLAALLSDSVADFEREHGVIPHTAKPTKRQRRVDRDVQDDRSV
- a CDS encoding SDR family oxidoreductase, with product MVIETGSLRRDSLAGRVAVVTGAGGGIGYEAARSLVWLGCKVVVAEIDPKTGRQAAERLDREFGPGVALFVRTDVGDEASVRNLARRAESAFGPVDVVVNNATVAPLGAVKDVDIRAWDASYRVNLRGPVLLARAFIPGMIARNRGVFACVSSTGLAYMGAYESLKAAQVHLATTLSEELEGTEVAVFAIGPGFVPTQTALSSIPRLAALMGKSESELRAVVSAYELPVEAAGAGFAAAVAMASRYRGQEISSVQALADAGISLPSSKHAVECPPRGLTSAEHPHPEHPHPAYQTSGRPPSEVPPSWHPHRGHPASERQQVDSERQDVARATLGQTTYGRGLSPEQFEEASALCRSVRKTLAEQSAGWRDRPVFERQWLVRAFRRHASMSVDEWLRVLEQLELALQDRDASAVARIAAPLDRLAAYYAYLHKMAEGYVKDPLQRDEQLGIVRGWQEEVERLRALVEQLA
- a CDS encoding type II and III secretion system protein is translated as MDTGVRLEITPRVDSQGEITATIYPQVSAITGFTKEGYPRISTREAQTTVRVKNGETIAIGGLIESREIQRTYGLPVLSEIPIIGKLFSTTKDSSETTELVILVTFKIMSSEDSRRGFE